From the Leifsonia sp. AG29 genome, one window contains:
- the recN gene encoding DNA repair protein RecN, with protein sequence MTDVRGGIEEISIRDLGVIGEATLPLGSGFTAITGETGAGKTMVVSALGLLLGSRADAGAVRLGSSQAWVEGRWRVPAEGDVVERVRDAGGDVDPLDADDAELVLTRSVSAEGRSRAVVGGRSAPVSVLTELGEQLVVVHGQSDQIRLRSAVAQRQALDRFAGPAFAEAVETYAQVFHRWRDNRAELEELVDDQERRAREADDLRAAMAEIETVAPQPGEDDELADRAERLTNLEELRLAAAGARELLSAEETEGTDALALLDNARRQLERAAPHDSALQPMAQAVADANYLISDIAAQLSSYLDGLDTDGAHELEIVQERRSELAGLVRKYGPTLDDVIRTLETGSLRLLELDGDADRIDELRREVEADSELVAQLAAELTAQRREAAARLADAVSDELTALAMPDARIVVEVTERDEFTASGRDQVSILLQPHSGAEPRPLGRGASGGELSRVMLAIEVVIAGTDPVPTFIFDEVDAGVGGASAIEIGRRLARLAETAQVIVVTHLAQVAAFATNHLTVVKGSDGAVTASSVRRLDGDERIAEMARLLSGLPDSESGLAHAAELVEMAAAARTR encoded by the coding sequence GTGACTGACGTGCGAGGCGGCATCGAGGAGATCTCGATCCGCGACCTCGGGGTGATCGGCGAGGCGACGCTGCCCCTGGGGTCCGGGTTCACGGCGATCACCGGCGAGACCGGCGCGGGCAAGACCATGGTCGTGTCGGCGCTCGGCCTGCTCCTGGGTTCCCGCGCCGACGCCGGCGCCGTGCGTCTCGGCAGCTCGCAGGCCTGGGTGGAGGGGCGGTGGCGCGTTCCCGCCGAGGGCGACGTGGTCGAGCGCGTGCGTGACGCCGGCGGCGACGTCGACCCGCTCGATGCCGACGATGCCGAGCTCGTGCTGACCCGGTCCGTCTCCGCCGAGGGGCGGTCGCGCGCCGTTGTGGGCGGGCGCAGCGCGCCGGTGAGCGTGCTCACGGAGCTGGGCGAGCAGCTCGTGGTCGTCCACGGCCAGTCCGACCAGATCCGGCTGCGATCCGCCGTGGCGCAGCGGCAGGCCCTCGACCGCTTCGCCGGTCCCGCCTTCGCCGAGGCCGTCGAGACGTACGCGCAGGTCTTCCACCGCTGGCGCGACAATCGAGCCGAGCTGGAGGAGCTGGTCGACGACCAGGAGAGGCGCGCGCGCGAGGCTGACGACCTCCGCGCGGCCATGGCCGAGATCGAGACGGTCGCCCCGCAGCCGGGTGAGGACGACGAGCTGGCCGATCGCGCGGAGCGCCTGACCAACCTCGAAGAGCTCCGTCTCGCCGCGGCCGGTGCGCGCGAACTGCTGTCGGCCGAAGAGACCGAGGGCACGGACGCTCTCGCCCTGCTCGACAACGCCCGACGCCAGCTCGAGAGAGCGGCGCCCCACGACTCCGCCCTGCAGCCGATGGCGCAAGCGGTGGCCGACGCCAACTATTTGATCTCCGACATCGCAGCTCAGCTCTCGAGCTACTTGGATGGGCTCGACACCGACGGCGCTCACGAGCTCGAGATCGTGCAAGAGCGGCGGTCAGAGCTTGCCGGGCTCGTGCGGAAGTACGGCCCGACCCTCGACGACGTTATCCGGACACTCGAGACCGGGAGCTTGCGCCTCCTCGAGCTCGACGGCGACGCCGACCGCATCGACGAGCTCCGTCGCGAGGTCGAGGCCGACAGTGAGCTGGTGGCGCAGCTGGCGGCCGAGCTGACCGCGCAGCGCCGGGAGGCGGCGGCTCGGCTCGCCGACGCCGTGTCGGACGAGCTCACCGCGCTAGCGATGCCCGACGCGCGGATCGTCGTGGAGGTGACGGAGCGGGACGAGTTCACGGCCAGCGGCCGCGACCAGGTCTCGATCCTGCTCCAGCCTCACTCGGGCGCTGAACCGCGGCCGCTCGGTCGAGGCGCGTCCGGCGGTGAGCTGTCGCGCGTCATGCTTGCGATCGAGGTCGTCATCGCCGGCACGGATCCGGTGCCCACGTTCATCTTCGACGAGGTCGACGCCGGCGTGGGAGGCGCTTCGGCCATCGAGATCGGGAGGCGCCTGGCCCGGCTCGCCGAGACCGCGCAGGTCATCGTGGTGACGCACCTGGCCCAGGTGGCCGCCTTCGCCACCAACCACCTGACCGTGGTGAAGGGAAGCGACGGCGCGGTCACAGCCTCGAGCGTCCGCCGCCTGGACGGCGACGAGCGCATCGCCGAGATGGCGCGCCTCCTCTCGGGTCTTCCCGACTCGGAGAGCGGCCTCGCCCACGCGGCCGAGCTCGTCGAGATGGCGGCGGCAGCGCGGACGCGCTGA
- the argH gene encoding argininosuccinate lyase → MSDETNDVEPGTGVGKTGEGSLWGGRFAGGPSPELAALSKSTHFDWALAPYDIAGSRAHAKALAAAGYLTDAELEGMLSALDRLDADVASRAFTAAETDEDVHGALERGLIERAGADLGGKLRAGRSRNDQIATLVRMYLRDHAGVIAEQVIALIDAIASQAAAHPTAIMPGRTHLQHAQPVLLAHHLLAHCWPLVRDLERLRDWDARANVSPYGGGALAGSTLGLDPQFVAGELGFARSSENSIDGTAARDVVAEFAYIAAQLGIDLSRFAEEIIIWNTREFGFVTLDDAYSTGSSIMPQKKNPDIAELARGKAGRLVGNATGLLATLKGLPLAYNRDLQEDKEPVFDSVRTLEVLLPAFTGMVATLRFDTDRMAELAPQGFSLATDVAESLVKQHVPFRVAHELSGSLVRFAEENGLELDEVSDEQLAAISPLLTPEVRTVLSIEGSVASRSGAGGTAPERVAEQLAALTDHVRKAASSLPSARRDLV, encoded by the coding sequence ATGAGCGACGAGACGAACGACGTCGAACCGGGCACCGGCGTCGGCAAGACCGGCGAGGGCTCGCTCTGGGGCGGCCGGTTCGCGGGCGGCCCGTCGCCCGAGCTGGCCGCACTCAGCAAGTCCACGCACTTCGACTGGGCGCTCGCACCGTACGACATCGCCGGCTCGCGCGCGCACGCGAAGGCGCTCGCCGCGGCGGGTTACCTGACCGACGCCGAGCTCGAGGGCATGCTCAGCGCCCTCGACCGGCTCGACGCGGACGTCGCCTCGCGGGCGTTCACCGCGGCGGAGACCGACGAGGACGTCCACGGGGCGCTCGAGCGCGGTCTCATCGAGCGGGCGGGCGCCGACCTCGGAGGCAAGCTCCGCGCGGGCCGGAGCCGCAACGATCAGATCGCGACCCTGGTCCGCATGTACCTCCGCGATCATGCCGGCGTGATCGCCGAGCAGGTGATCGCGCTGATCGATGCGATCGCCTCGCAGGCGGCGGCGCACCCGACCGCGATCATGCCGGGCCGCACGCACCTGCAGCACGCTCAGCCGGTGCTCCTCGCGCACCACCTCCTCGCGCACTGCTGGCCGCTGGTTCGCGATCTCGAGCGGCTCCGCGACTGGGATGCGCGGGCGAACGTGTCGCCCTACGGCGGCGGCGCGCTGGCGGGCTCGACCCTCGGCCTCGATCCGCAGTTCGTCGCCGGCGAGCTCGGCTTCGCGCGCAGCTCCGAGAACTCCATCGACGGCACGGCCGCCCGTGACGTCGTCGCCGAGTTCGCGTACATCGCCGCTCAGCTCGGGATCGACCTCTCGCGGTTCGCGGAGGAGATCATCATCTGGAACACTCGCGAGTTCGGGTTCGTCACGCTCGACGACGCGTACTCGACCGGGTCGTCCATCATGCCGCAGAAGAAGAACCCCGACATCGCCGAGCTCGCCCGCGGCAAGGCGGGCCGCCTGGTCGGCAACGCGACCGGCCTGCTCGCGACGCTCAAGGGCCTCCCCCTGGCCTACAACCGCGACCTGCAGGAGGACAAGGAGCCGGTCTTCGACTCGGTGCGCACGCTGGAGGTGCTGCTCCCGGCCTTCACCGGCATGGTCGCCACCCTGCGGTTCGACACCGACCGGATGGCCGAGCTGGCGCCGCAGGGCTTCTCGCTAGCGACCGACGTCGCGGAGTCGCTGGTCAAGCAGCACGTGCCCTTCCGGGTCGCCCACGAGCTGAGCGGGAGCCTGGTGCGCTTCGCCGAGGAGAACGGCCTCGAGCTCGACGAGGTGTCCGACGAACAGCTCGCCGCCATCTCGCCCCTGCTGACGCCGGAGGTAAGGACGGTGCTCAGCATCGAGGGCTCCGTGGCGAGCCGCTCTGGCGCCGGCGGAACGGCGCCCGAGCGTGTCGCCGAGCAGCTCGCCGCGCTGACCGATCACGTGCGGAAGGCCGCGTCGTCCCTCCCGTCGGCCCGAAGGGATCTCGTCTGA
- a CDS encoding alpha/beta hydrolase: MRSELTDRSPVGCDWDPTPGSPEAVADRATRVRHAAEAQWDQADAVAAVLRTVAPPYWSGMAAEAFAARLHTVIDAGRKAAARLNEGADALDAWADAMGDAQELADSALSRAEKALEDIERTELAMASLGVADDATLYRLRMRLEDAQTRLDRARADAREAEAAYHSSETTFGRAVGEAVRDAMAPLPSSEGAAFGSGLSALAVLDPSASVNANHMSMLRRLTPEAWALLVAANPRLLQDFWEHPPSPDAVASWWKGLEGTPLEQRLISAVPELLGNLAGLPFAVRDRCNRAVYAEALKRASDLTDEQRRALAQVGAALLRGARDAPSSLVCFNLHGSVPLVAVGFGELDRANTVTWAAAGMDSDASAATYSWSESALNLLSEQDRLDPTQSHAVVAWLGYDAPDRVTVSTPGPASAGAYRFSYELDGTHAARSTRADVPPPLIAVVAHSYGTTMAAAALTRVKHPVDSFTMLGSAGIDTGLVPSLSNLKVRAADGSPAVYATAARSDVLAPVGSKVAGRALPNHEAALPGLLPLEGDLAPWTQGRTIAGARSFSSEGAYVPGEGYLLPTKGHSALGSGDSRSGFLGATAPAGHGYFDVNTESLRNTAATSIGRPELVVGVLTATK; the protein is encoded by the coding sequence GTGCGTTCTGAGCTGACCGACCGGTCGCCCGTCGGGTGCGACTGGGATCCGACTCCCGGCTCTCCGGAGGCGGTCGCCGACCGGGCGACGAGGGTAAGACACGCCGCCGAAGCCCAGTGGGATCAGGCGGACGCCGTCGCGGCGGTCCTGAGGACTGTCGCTCCTCCTTACTGGTCGGGGATGGCCGCTGAGGCGTTCGCGGCGAGGCTGCACACGGTGATCGACGCTGGGCGAAAGGCGGCGGCGAGGCTCAACGAGGGTGCTGACGCGCTGGACGCGTGGGCGGACGCGATGGGCGACGCGCAGGAGCTGGCCGACTCGGCCTTGAGTCGAGCCGAAAAGGCGCTCGAGGACATAGAACGCACGGAACTCGCGATGGCGTCGCTCGGAGTGGCCGATGACGCGACGCTCTACCGCTTGCGGATGCGGCTCGAGGACGCTCAGACCCGACTCGACCGCGCACGCGCGGATGCCCGGGAAGCTGAAGCGGCATATCACTCGAGCGAGACCACGTTCGGCCGGGCCGTCGGGGAGGCTGTTCGCGACGCGATGGCACCGCTCCCCTCCTCGGAGGGGGCGGCCTTCGGGTCCGGCCTCTCCGCTCTGGCCGTCCTCGACCCGTCGGCGAGCGTGAACGCGAACCACATGTCCATGCTCCGCCGACTCACTCCTGAAGCTTGGGCTCTCCTCGTGGCGGCAAACCCGCGCCTGCTCCAAGACTTCTGGGAACACCCGCCGTCGCCGGATGCGGTCGCGAGCTGGTGGAAAGGCCTCGAAGGCACGCCTCTTGAGCAGCGCTTGATCTCGGCGGTCCCGGAGCTTCTCGGCAACCTCGCTGGGCTTCCGTTCGCGGTGCGCGACCGCTGCAACCGTGCCGTCTACGCAGAGGCGCTCAAACGCGCCTCGGACCTGACAGACGAGCAGCGGAGGGCGCTGGCGCAAGTGGGGGCCGCACTCCTGCGAGGTGCCCGCGACGCACCGTCCTCGCTGGTGTGCTTCAACCTCCACGGATCGGTCCCCTTGGTAGCGGTGGGGTTCGGCGAGCTCGACCGCGCGAACACCGTGACATGGGCTGCGGCCGGTATGGACTCAGACGCGAGCGCTGCCACGTACAGCTGGAGTGAGTCCGCGCTCAACCTCCTCTCGGAGCAGGATCGTCTCGACCCTACGCAATCCCACGCGGTGGTGGCGTGGCTTGGCTATGACGCGCCGGATCGTGTCACCGTCAGTACCCCGGGTCCGGCGTCGGCGGGCGCTTACCGGTTCTCCTACGAGCTCGACGGGACCCATGCCGCCCGAAGCACCCGCGCGGACGTGCCGCCGCCTCTGATCGCCGTGGTCGCCCATTCCTACGGCACCACGATGGCCGCGGCCGCTCTCACTCGCGTGAAGCATCCCGTTGACTCTTTCACGATGCTCGGATCTGCGGGCATCGACACTGGTTTGGTCCCGTCACTGTCGAACCTCAAAGTTCGCGCGGCGGACGGTAGCCCTGCAGTGTACGCGACCGCTGCGAGGTCCGATGTGCTCGCGCCGGTCGGCTCCAAAGTCGCCGGTAGGGCACTGCCCAACCACGAGGCCGCACTACCCGGTCTGTTACCGCTCGAGGGCGACCTAGCGCCGTGGACCCAAGGGCGAACGATCGCTGGAGCCCGATCTTTTTCGTCCGAGGGGGCCTACGTCCCGGGTGAAGGATACCTGCTACCGACCAAAGGCCACTCGGCCCTCGGCTCGGGAGACTCCCGCTCGGGCTTTCTCGGGGCTACTGCACCCGCGGGGCACGGCTACTTCGATGTGAACACTGAGTCCCTCCGGAACACGGCTGCCACAAGCATCGGCCGTCCGGAACTCGTCGTCGGCGTCCTCACTGCGACGAAGTGA
- the argF gene encoding ornithine carbamoyltransferase — MTRHFLRDDDLSPAEQTEVLELAARMKADRFAAKPLAGPQTVAVIFDKTSTRTRVSFAVGIADLGGSPLIIQSGESQLGGKESLADTARVLERMVAAIVWRTYAQSGLEEMAAGTRVPVVNALSDDFHPCQILADLLTVREHRGGTEGLTMSYFGDGANNMAHSYLLGGATAGMHVRIAAPASYAPDERIVADARAIAERTGGSIAVLTDPREAAAGADVIVTDTWVSMGKEDEKAERVAVFGDYTVDAGIMGLAEPDAIFLHCLPAYRGYEVSADVLDGPQSVIWDEAENRLHAQKALLAWLLAQNGTAAGATTEADA; from the coding sequence ATGACCAGGCATTTCCTCCGCGATGACGACCTCAGCCCTGCCGAGCAGACCGAGGTGCTCGAGCTCGCCGCCCGCATGAAGGCCGACCGGTTCGCCGCCAAGCCGCTCGCCGGTCCGCAGACCGTGGCCGTGATCTTCGACAAGACCTCCACCCGCACCCGGGTCTCGTTCGCGGTCGGCATCGCCGACCTCGGCGGGTCGCCGCTCATCATCCAGAGCGGCGAGAGCCAGCTGGGCGGCAAGGAGTCGCTCGCCGACACCGCACGCGTCCTCGAGCGCATGGTCGCCGCCATCGTCTGGCGCACGTACGCCCAGTCGGGGCTGGAGGAGATGGCGGCGGGAACCCGCGTGCCGGTCGTCAACGCCCTGTCCGACGACTTCCACCCGTGCCAGATCCTGGCCGACCTGCTCACGGTCCGCGAGCACAGGGGAGGCACGGAGGGGCTCACCATGAGCTACTTCGGCGACGGGGCGAACAATATGGCGCACTCGTACCTCCTCGGCGGGGCCACCGCCGGCATGCACGTGCGCATCGCGGCGCCCGCCTCCTACGCGCCCGATGAGCGGATCGTCGCCGACGCGCGGGCGATCGCCGAGCGCACGGGCGGCTCGATCGCGGTGCTCACCGACCCGCGGGAGGCGGCTGCCGGCGCCGACGTGATCGTCACCGACACGTGGGTGTCGATGGGCAAGGAGGACGAGAAGGCCGAGCGCGTCGCCGTCTTCGGCGACTACACCGTCGATGCGGGCATCATGGGGCTCGCCGAGCCGGACGCGATCTTCCTGCACTGCCTCCCGGCGTACCGCGGCTACGAGGTCAGCGCTGACGTGCTGGACGGCCCGCAGTCGGTCATCTGGGACGAGGCCGAGAACCGCCTCCACGCCCAGAAGGCGCTGCTCGCGTGGCTCCTCGCTCAGAACGGCACGGCGGCCGGCGCGACCACGGAGGCGGACGCATGA
- a CDS encoding DNA-3-methyladenine glycosylase yields MSSETALFRPDREFFLASSLEVAPRLLGGVLRHESPDGPVSLRLTEVEAYIGDGADPGSHAFRGRTRRNAVMYGPPGHLYAYFTYGMHVCANIVCSPEGEASAVLLRGAEVVEGAGLAEVRRGGPSGRRVPVRDLARGPARLVVAAGMSLADDGADLFEAPFDLQVPVEQQDYATGPRTGVSGAGGGAAFPWRYWLPDEPTVSPYKRHPKSHD; encoded by the coding sequence GTGAGCTCCGAGACCGCGCTGTTCCGGCCGGACCGGGAGTTCTTCCTCGCGTCGTCCCTCGAGGTGGCGCCGCGCCTCCTCGGCGGTGTCCTCCGGCACGAGTCACCCGACGGGCCGGTGTCGCTGCGGCTGACCGAGGTGGAGGCGTACATCGGCGACGGCGCCGACCCCGGCTCCCACGCCTTCCGGGGTCGCACCCGGCGCAACGCCGTCATGTACGGACCGCCCGGGCATCTTTACGCCTACTTCACGTACGGCATGCACGTCTGCGCCAACATCGTCTGCTCGCCCGAGGGGGAGGCGTCGGCGGTGCTGCTGCGGGGTGCCGAGGTGGTGGAGGGTGCCGGGTTGGCGGAGGTGCGACGCGGCGGCCCGAGCGGCAGGCGCGTCCCCGTCCGCGACCTGGCGCGTGGCCCCGCACGCCTGGTCGTGGCCGCCGGTATGAGCCTCGCCGACGACGGCGCCGATCTGTTCGAGGCGCCGTTCGACCTGCAGGTGCCGGTGGAGCAGCAGGATTACGCGACGGGTCCGCGCACGGGTGTCTCCGGCGCCGGTGGGGGCGCGGCGTTCCCGTGGCGCTACTGGTTGCCGGACGAGCCGACGGTGTCCCCGTACAAGCGGCACCCGAAGTCTCACGACTGA
- the tyrS gene encoding tyrosine--tRNA ligase — protein MSDSVILQAQSNDASFDDVWDELVWRGLIHVSTDEAALKELLAGDPITYYCGFDPTAPSLHLGNLVQLLTMRRLQLAGHRPLGLVGGSTGLIGDPRPTAERTLNTKETVATWVGFLQGQVTRFLSAEGDNAVRLVNNLDWTAPLSAIDFLREIGKHFRVGSMLKKDAVAARLNSDEGISYTEFSYQILQGMDFLELFRQYGCVLQTGGSDQWGNLTSGTDLIRKVEGTHVHAIGTPLITNSDGTKFGKSEGNAVWLDPTLTSPYAMYQFWLNTDDADVIDRLKVFTFLTRAEIEEYAGKVASEPFKREAQRRLAYEVTSLVHGVEVTEAVIAAAEALFGQGDLAELDSATLESALRELPNTTTTAPGATIAQALLDSGLSASLSEARRSVSQGGVYVNNRKVEDSEQPVGDAVLTGNMLVLRRGKKTLAGVFVE, from the coding sequence GTGTCCGATTCCGTGATCCTGCAGGCTCAGAGCAACGACGCGTCGTTCGACGACGTCTGGGACGAGCTCGTCTGGCGCGGACTCATCCACGTCTCGACGGATGAGGCCGCGCTGAAAGAGCTCCTGGCCGGAGACCCGATCACCTACTACTGCGGCTTCGACCCGACCGCGCCGAGCCTCCACCTCGGAAACCTCGTCCAGCTGCTCACGATGCGCCGCCTCCAGCTCGCCGGCCACAGGCCGCTCGGGCTCGTCGGCGGCTCCACCGGGCTCATCGGCGACCCGCGCCCGACCGCCGAGCGCACGCTCAACACCAAGGAGACGGTGGCCACCTGGGTGGGCTTCCTCCAGGGTCAGGTGACCCGGTTCCTTTCGGCCGAGGGCGACAACGCCGTCCGACTGGTGAACAACCTCGACTGGACCGCGCCCCTGTCGGCGATCGACTTCCTCCGCGAGATCGGCAAGCACTTCCGCGTCGGCTCGATGCTCAAGAAGGACGCCGTCGCGGCCCGCCTCAACTCGGACGAGGGCATCTCCTACACCGAGTTCAGCTACCAGATCCTGCAGGGCATGGACTTCCTCGAGCTGTTCCGCCAGTACGGCTGCGTGCTGCAGACCGGCGGCAGCGACCAGTGGGGCAACCTCACGAGCGGCACCGACCTGATCCGCAAGGTGGAGGGCACGCACGTGCACGCCATCGGGACCCCGCTCATCACGAACAGCGACGGCACCAAGTTCGGCAAGAGCGAGGGGAACGCCGTGTGGCTCGACCCGACGCTGACGAGCCCGTACGCGATGTACCAGTTCTGGCTGAACACCGACGACGCCGACGTCATCGACCGGCTGAAGGTGTTCACGTTCCTGACGCGGGCCGAGATCGAGGAGTACGCGGGCAAGGTCGCTTCCGAGCCGTTCAAGCGGGAGGCGCAGCGCCGCCTGGCCTACGAGGTCACCTCGCTGGTGCACGGTGTCGAGGTCACCGAGGCCGTGATCGCCGCAGCGGAGGCCCTGTTCGGCCAGGGCGATCTCGCCGAGCTCGATTCCGCCACGCTGGAGTCGGCGCTCCGTGAGCTCCCGAACACGACCACCACCGCTCCCGGCGCCACCATCGCGCAGGCTCTGCTCGACTCCGGCCTGAGCGCGAGCCTCAGTGAGGCGCGGCGCTCCGTGTCGCAGGGCGGCGTCTACGTCAACAACCGGAAGGTCGAGGACTCCGAGCAGCCTGTCGGCGATGCGGTGCTGACCGGCAACATGCTCGTCCTCCGTCGAGGAAAGAAGACGCTCGCGGGCGTCTTCGTCGAGTAG
- a CDS encoding TlyA family RNA methyltransferase has product MGESRLDVALAERGLARSRTHAASLIADGLVTVDGRPTVRPSAKVSDDQVVAVAGADHYVSRGAHKLIAALDAFAVSVEGRVALDAGASTGGFSQVLLERGASRVIALDVGHGQLAPELRAEERLESYEGVNVRSLSPDVLAGLTGDDVRPTVVVADLSFISLTQVIPALASTAEPGADFILLIKPQFEVGRQGIKEGIVRDAGRRVEAVTDVLWAAHDAGLGTAGLIASPIAGGHGNREFLAWFRGGAPDPSALREDISRIAG; this is encoded by the coding sequence ATGGGGGAGAGCCGTCTCGACGTGGCGCTCGCGGAGCGCGGGCTCGCGCGTTCTCGCACGCACGCCGCCTCGCTCATCGCTGACGGGCTGGTGACGGTCGACGGGCGGCCGACGGTGCGGCCGTCTGCGAAGGTCAGCGACGACCAGGTGGTCGCCGTCGCCGGTGCCGATCACTACGTCAGCCGCGGCGCCCACAAGCTGATCGCAGCGCTCGACGCGTTCGCCGTTTCCGTGGAGGGGCGGGTCGCTCTGGACGCCGGCGCCTCCACCGGCGGCTTCAGCCAGGTCCTGCTCGAGCGCGGTGCCTCCCGGGTGATCGCCCTCGATGTCGGTCACGGGCAGCTCGCGCCGGAGCTGCGGGCGGAGGAGCGGCTCGAGTCGTACGAGGGCGTCAACGTGCGCTCGCTGAGCCCGGACGTCCTCGCGGGACTGACCGGTGACGACGTCCGGCCGACCGTGGTCGTGGCCGACCTCTCCTTCATCTCGCTGACGCAGGTCATCCCCGCGCTCGCGTCGACCGCCGAGCCGGGTGCGGACTTCATCCTCCTCATCAAGCCTCAGTTCGAGGTCGGGCGCCAGGGCATCAAGGAGGGCATCGTCCGCGACGCGGGACGGCGGGTGGAGGCGGTCACCGACGTCCTGTGGGCCGCTCACGACGCGGGACTCGGGACCGCCGGGCTCATCGCCTCCCCGATCGCCGGAGGCCACGGGAACCGCGAATTCCTGGCCTGGTTCCGGGGCGGCGCCCCGGATCCGTCGGCGCTCCGGGAAGACATCTCCCGAATCGCGGGTTAG
- a CDS encoding DNA-binding protein, whose protein sequence is MFVVTADQVGSRSKPDLVGDALARIEADHGAMLALPVDRNAGDELQALTGDAATALQLVLELTRGGRWSVGLGIGAVRTPLPEHTREAAGDAFVAARAAVTRAKRSATRFAAEAVADARPASDVEALADLLLTLRQGRTDPGWELYDLVTSGLTQAQAAERLGITAQSASDRARAAALRVEQAALPALTRLMESADAAQSQPASRRPENA, encoded by the coding sequence ATGTTCGTCGTCACCGCAGACCAGGTAGGCAGCCGCTCCAAGCCCGATCTGGTGGGCGACGCTCTCGCCCGCATCGAGGCGGACCACGGAGCCATGCTCGCGCTGCCGGTCGACCGCAACGCCGGCGACGAGCTCCAGGCCCTCACCGGCGATGCGGCCACGGCCTTGCAGCTCGTCCTCGAACTGACTCGCGGGGGCCGCTGGAGCGTCGGTCTCGGCATCGGCGCCGTCCGCACCCCCCTCCCCGAGCACACGCGGGAGGCCGCGGGCGATGCGTTCGTCGCGGCCCGCGCGGCCGTCACCCGGGCGAAGCGATCCGCCACCCGGTTCGCCGCCGAGGCCGTCGCCGATGCCCGGCCGGCGTCCGACGTGGAGGCGCTGGCCGACCTGCTGCTGACGCTGCGGCAGGGCCGCACCGATCCCGGCTGGGAGCTGTACGACCTCGTCACCTCGGGTCTCACGCAGGCGCAGGCCGCCGAACGACTCGGCATCACCGCGCAGTCGGCGAGCGATCGAGCTCGCGCGGCCGCCCTCCGCGTCGAGCAGGCGGCTCTCCCGGCTCTGACTAGGCTGATGGAGAGCGCCGACGCCGCGCAGTCCCAGCCCGCATCCCGCAGACCGGAGAACGCATGA
- a CDS encoding NAD kinase has product MGAATRYILVVAHTGRQDSLEAGVQVCRQLLAAGVVPVLSEDERRDLLTADPGLGTVAVLGEDVQASELELVIVLGGDGTILRAAELVRGCAAPLLGVNLGHVGFLAESERDDLEIAVARGLSKDYEVEERMTLSARVKVGKEVVYESWALNEATVEKASRERMLEVVIEVDGRPMSSFGCDGVVMSTPTGSTAYSFSAGGPVVWPGVAALLLVPLSAHALFSRPLVVDADSSLAVELLDRTGGAGILWCDGRRAFDLPQGARVVVRRSPIPVRLARLHPGPFTDRLVHKFDLPVTGWRGPAGRD; this is encoded by the coding sequence ATGGGTGCAGCGACGCGGTACATCCTCGTCGTCGCGCACACCGGTCGTCAGGACTCCCTGGAGGCCGGCGTGCAGGTCTGCCGTCAGCTGCTCGCCGCCGGGGTCGTCCCGGTGCTCAGCGAAGACGAGCGGCGCGACCTGCTCACCGCCGATCCGGGCCTCGGCACGGTCGCCGTCCTCGGTGAGGACGTGCAGGCGAGCGAGCTGGAGCTCGTCATCGTCCTGGGCGGCGACGGCACGATCCTCCGCGCCGCCGAGCTGGTGCGCGGCTGTGCGGCTCCGCTGCTCGGCGTCAATCTCGGGCACGTCGGCTTCCTCGCCGAGAGCGAGCGCGACGATCTCGAGATCGCCGTCGCGCGCGGGCTCTCCAAGGACTACGAGGTCGAGGAGCGCATGACGCTCTCGGCCCGGGTGAAGGTCGGCAAGGAGGTCGTCTACGAGAGCTGGGCGCTCAACGAGGCCACGGTCGAGAAGGCGAGCCGCGAGCGCATGCTCGAGGTCGTCATCGAGGTCGACGGGCGGCCGATGTCGAGCTTCGGCTGCGACGGGGTCGTCATGTCCACCCCGACGGGGTCGACGGCCTACTCGTTCTCCGCGGGGGGCCCGGTCGTCTGGCCGGGTGTCGCTGCGCTCCTCCTCGTGCCGCTCAGCGCCCATGCCCTGTTCTCGCGTCCGCTCGTCGTCGACGCCGACTCGTCGCTCGCGGTCGAGCTGCTCGACCGCACCGGGGGAGCGGGCATCCTGTGGTGCGACGGCCGTCGCGCCTTCGACCTGCCGCAGGGCGCGCGCGTCGTCGTGCGCCGGTCGCCGATCCCGGTGCGGCTGGCGCGCCTCCACCCGGGGCCGTTCACCGACCGGCTGGTGCACAAGTTCGACCTGCCCGTGACGGGGTGGAGGGGGCCGGCGGGCCGTGACTGA